A stretch of Henckelia pumila isolate YLH828 chromosome 4, ASM3356847v2, whole genome shotgun sequence DNA encodes these proteins:
- the LOC140860289 gene encoding uncharacterized protein isoform X8 — translation MDSVVNLALQEICCEGADGLDLRSLWPKLRPSLAATGLPLCPNVKRIVWENLVEVPGLQFGTAEHVIKSSVEECEHVKIFAPEALRKCFLGIYEIEASEYSLSDTQRRILERLAAARKNGIAQNDLTKQLRIPANNLFYQLKKLETQGLIVRQPTCIRKKEAANNGEPKNDSIVTTNMLYLYRYGKHLSSQQRLEITKEDNPLVDKDIAKGDVRVKNFLPALKTICDKLEMAEEKVSMSWGFNCIMWFCSHNILIMKFLVVKVLVVSDLKRDLGYRGTSGHRSWRNICHRLKVAQVVEEFCPTVNDKVVCLRLLQSFSPSNFDPKFQGCRQNDNDTEQSMTLVKRGQITEQVVELPILRQVYDMIDSEGSKGLTNTEVCRKLGLCGKEYHRRIFNKMFTRFGFHLQAESHDRGVVYRVRTAGNFNPESSKLESSSIAPIAKDLVHLEAIESNSQRLNLDFHENLSQTLQVVDNSSSMRNFSYINDSEDVAVITEPSNGMTVSGEGESMQLSVRNPQHPDMEPSNAVSDEKLQLVVSDSGTNNAIQETSLPAVVSCRRRRSSLNYPCLTVGAINSQREQRILQMLQEEKFLIKPELHRRLESLEKEKPTVMDRKTLERSLIKLQREGDCKCMRVSVPAVTNYGRRRTIDVVLHPSVYSSLPELSGQIHDKQRDFESQLRKPSNFHQKKGQSVPMLDNVQRIPNHIRIDVQSERSEAMRANGFVLAKMVRTKLLHIFIWGWVCSFPGWNHAFLSRNQAHDLKNPHNTYKLFDLDRAIKSMPLKLFLQVVGSAQKLEDMVEKCRSGFRLSDLPMNEYKGLVDTRAIGRLSLLIDILRRLKLIRLVSNGQAQYGDGSGFHTTLTHALEFKPYIEEPVSEIASSGFLFPDLRPQIRHDFVLSTKKTVDEYWDTLEYCYAAVEARAALHAFPGSAVQEV, via the exons ATGGATTCTGTCGTCAACTTGGCACTGCAAGAGATTTGCTGCGAAGGTGCCGATGGGCTTGACCTACGAAGTCTGTGGCCCAAGCTCCGCCCTTCCCTCGCCGCCACCGGCCTTCCCTTGTGCCCCAACGTCAAGCGGATCGTTTGGGAGAATCTCGTGGAGGTCCCAGGACTCCAATTCGGGACGGCTGAGCATGTGATCAAGTCTTCTGTTGAAGAGTGCGAGCATGTGAAAATTTTTGCTCCTGAAGCATTGAGGAAGTGTTTTCTAGGAATATACGAGATTGAAGCGTCCGAATATAGTCTGTCCGATACTCAGCGTCGCATTCTCGAACGCCTCGCTGCTGCCAG GAAAAATGGGATTGCCCAAAATGATCTTACCAAGCAATTGCGCATTCCAGCCAACAATTTATTCTACCAGTTGAAGAAGCTTGAAACCCAAGGATTGATTGTGAGGCAGCCTACTTGTATTCGGAAGAAAGAGGCAGCCAACAATGGAGAACCGAAAAATGATTCCATAGTTACCACAAATATGCTATATTTATATCGTTATGGGAAGCATTTAAGTTCTCAGCAGAGGCTTGAGATCACCAAAGAGGATAACCCCTTGGTGGACAAAG ATATAGCTAAAGGTGATGTACGTGTGAAAAACTTTTTACCTGCACTGAAAACTATATGTGATAAACTAGAAATGGCTGAAGAAAAGGTCAGTATGTCTTGGGGTTTCAATTGCATTATGTGGTTCTGTTCACACAACATTCTAATAATGAAGTTTTTGGTGGTAAAGGTTCTAGTTGTCTCAGATCTGAAGCGAGATCTTGGTTATCGAGGGACTTCTGGCCACCGATCTTGGAGAAAT ATATGCCACAGGTTGAAAGTTGCACAAGTTGTAGAAGAATTTTGTCCTACGGTGAATGATAAG GTGGTCTGTTTGCGTCTACTTCAAAGTTTTTCACCATCAAATTTTGACCCAAAATTCCAAGGATGCAGACAAAATGATAATGACACGGAACAGTCAATGACTTTGGTGAAAAGAGGACAAATTACAGAGCAAGTAGTAGAGCTTCCCATATTGCGTCAAGTATATGACATGATTGATTCTGAAGGATCAAAAGGATTGACCAATACCGAA GTGTGTAGAAAGCTTGGACTATGCGGTAAAGAGTACCACAGGCGAATTTTTAACAAAATGTTTACTAGGTTTGGATTCCATTTACAGGCAGAAAGCCATGACCGAGGTGTAGTGTACAGAGTTCGGACAGCTGGTAACTTTAATCCTGAATCATCTAAACTTGAATCGTCCAGCATTGCTCCCATTGCAAAGGACCTAGTTCATCTGGAAGCCATCGAGTCTAATTCACAAAGACTGAATCTTGACTTTCACGAGAACTTGTCTCAGACTTTGCAGGTGGTGGATAATTCATCTTCCATGagaaattttagttatattaatGATAGTGAAGATGTAGCAGTTATAACAGAACCTTCAAATGGCATGACTGTGAGTGGTGAAGGCGAGAGTATGCAGCTTTCAGTACGGAATCCACAGCATCCTGATATGGAGCCAAGCAATGCAGTTTCTGATGAGAAACTACAGCTGGTGGTCAGTGATTCAGGAACAAACAATGCCATTCAAGAAACAAGTCTTCCTGCTGTTGTATCTTGTCGTAGGCGCAGATCAAGTCTAAATTATCCGTGTCTTACAGTTGGTGCAATCAACTCACAGAGAGAGCAGCGGATACTCCAAATGTTGCAG GAGGAGAAGTTCTTGATAAAACCTGAGCTACACAGACGTCTTGAGAGTCTTGAGAAGGAAAAACCTACAGTGATGGATAGGAAGACCTTGGAACGTAGTCTAATCAAACTTCAACGAGAAGGAGATTGTAAATGCATGCGTGTGAGTGTTCCTGCAGTGACAAATTATGGTCGAAGACGGACAATTGACGTGGTCCTACACCCATCTGTTTATAGTTCGTTGCCTGAGTTATCAGGTCAGATTCATGATAAACAGAGGGATTTTGAAAGTCAACTGCGTAAACCATCAAATTTTCATCAGAAGAAGGGCCAATCAGTTCCCATGTTGGACAATGTGCAGAGAATTCCAAATCACATAAGAATAGATGTTCAATCAGAGAGATCTGAGGCAATGCGTGCAAATGGGTTTGTTCTGGCAAAAATGGTTCGGACGAAGCTTCTACATATATTTATTTGGGGTTGGGTCTGCAGTTTCCCTGGTTGGAACCATGCTTTCTTGTCCAGAAATCAAGCTCACGACCTGAAAAATCCACATAACACTTATAAGTTGTTCGATTTAGACAGAGCAATAAAATCCATGCCGCTTAAATTGTTTCTACAAGTTGTAGGGTCTGCTCAAAAGCTCGAGGATATGGTTGAGAAATGTAGAAGTGGTTTCCGGCTTTCTGATCTCCCTATGAACGAGTACAAAGGCCTCGTGGATACTCGGGCAATTGGACGATTGTCATTGTTAATTGATATCTTAAGGCGTTTGAAG CTGATTCGCCTAGTAAGTAATGGCCAGGCACAATATGGAGACGGAAGCGGCTTTCATACCACTCTTACTCATGCACTGGAATTTAAACCTTACATCGAGGAACCTGTCTCAGAAATTGCATCGTCTGGTTTCCTTTTTCCTGATCTTCGCCCTCAAATCAGACACGACTTTGTTCTTTCAACCAAAAAAACTGTCGATGAATACTGGGACACTTTGGAGTATTGTTATGCCGCAGTTGAAGCGAGAGCTGCTTTGCATGCATTTCCTGGGTCTGCCGTTCAGGAGGTGTGA